Within the Drosophila melanogaster chromosome 3R genome, the region AATCCGCTCCGATTGCGACTCGGCAAGGACCTCAGCTTGCTGCGGCCGCTGCCTGCCTGCTTCTTCTCTTCTAGTCCTTCTTAAGCTACGCGCGCGTACGGTCGTACCACCCGCCCGCCCGCCGCTCATCCCGCTCATCGTCCCGTTCGTGGCCGCTCGTTTTGGCCATCGGCTCCTCCTTGGAGCGCTTCTTCGTGCAGGTATGCgtgcgattgtgtgtgtgagcaggCGCACACTTACTTGCACTTACTGCGTGTAGGAAATTATCTGCTCCCTCTgtcgctgccggcgtcgcctaatacatatataaataatatatattattatacgggatatacatatatttaaaagcgACGACGCTCGTGTATATAGAAAAGGCAGCTCGTTATCGCAGATGCCTGGATAAGGGATGCCAGGGAGTAGGGAGAAGGACCGCCTGCTTGCAAGAAAGTGTAGCACACTTATGTGGGCAGGCGTTGActgaagcagcagcaatagcagcaatagcagcggcggcagctgagacggaaacggaaacggagtCCGAATCCTCGACTTCGACTTCGACTGAGGCAGCGCCTTGGTCTTCTGCCACTTTACTTTCGCAGTCTAGAATACAAAATTCAGTACGTTTCCAGTCACGCGCGCTGGCAGAAGTTTTGCTTGCGTATGTCTTCTATCGACGACGTCGACGAACGCCGCCTCGAATTGTGTAAAAATTCCAATCGCTCcacataaattattaaaataaaataataataaaatattaacaaaacaaaaaaaaaaccaaaaaaaaaaaaaagtgtagcGTGCATTAGCTGTGTGTCTGAGTTGAAGCATCAATTCAAATCAGTttcaaatcaatcaaatctaataaaatatatttattttaaataaaataaataataaatttaaattaaataaataaataaattgcattatCACATAAACTAGAAATAACTATTTAAAGCCTAGTTCAGCCAGCTCAATCGTCTCGCCCATCGAACCCAGTCACAGATCCTCCTCAATTAGCTCAGGTGTCGCTGTCTTGTGGTACGTGCAACTTGCGGCGCGTTTATTCGCTGCCTTCTTTCGCGATTAGCCAACCAAAGGGCCACACACACTCTCCACAgaatgtgtaaaaaaaaatcgaaaaaatactaaacaaaaaaaccatcgaacacaccaacacacacgcaATGGGGCGCcacttgctgctgttgctgcggcaTTGGTGGccacattgcgcatacgacaTGTTAGCCCGCAATTATCCTGCCTGCGCATTGGCAGGCGTCGCGTCTTGGCTTTGATGGGGAAAAACTTGGCAGGAAATTATCTAAAGCTCCCAAGGCAGCCAGAGACTCAGATTCGCCGCAGCCCCGCTCAACTTAGTCAGCAACTCTTCACAGacactcgcactcacacacacataccaaCAAGCAGGAGGCTATACTTATACTTATATAGTTGAGATACAGCGAGTCGTGtctaattttatataaatactcTCACACAGACGCTGGCACACTCGGAGCCGAATATAAAAGCATTGGGGCTTCGTTTCTTGAAAGACATTTGATCGTCTTGGCTGGCAGCGACTGCAGCGCAGCAAAAGCGGTCAGTTAGGAGGTGGTTTGTCCTTAGTCAGTTGGTCACTCAGCTGGGGAACAAGAACAGCGCAATCAGCATTAGTCAGTAATCAGTTATCAGTTACCAGTTACCAGTTCAAGTCCACACTTTGATGATGGTACGTGCCAGGTTGGGGGATGATGAGAGCCTCTCAGAAggatgttttaaataaataactcgCTAAAACCGTGACAAAGTGAGACGAAATTTTACgactgtgaaaaaaaaaacacaaatatatcAACTcggaaaataaatgttgtgAATTCAAACAGTGCTACAAATAATACCAATAAATGactaaatatgaaataaatcaattaaacatgttttaaaattaaatagataTTTGTATTatctttatatttaattttaagttgtTACTTTCAGTAATGATCTTTACTGTctcttaaattgttttatgtcTGTATTATTTTATGATGTTATTTACTGTGTAAAGATTTCTATATGTACTTCTTTAATACCatttaaagaaaaagaaaatttctgAGAATAATGGAtttttattctattatttttgtaatcttcgaacttaaattttaataaatatattatatttcttCATGAACAGAATATCGAAAtttagctaaaaataaaaacaaagccataaaacaaaacacaaaaaaagtcttacaaaataaataagaaagcAAAAATGATCGAAATTCTAAATTAAACTTGTAAAATCGAAAGCGCTGCGGCAACAAACCTTTGGAAAACCCTTTCGAAAGAAACGAATAAAATAACTAATATATGCGAAATAACTACAACCAAATAACCGGAAATGCTCTGAAACAGTGAAAAGTGTGGCATAGTTTTCGGTGTGCCGCGAAATGAAGTGACAACAAAAGTAGCCAGCCGTGTGGCGGTgccttaaaaataaaatgataaatgaTTCCGTTAGCGACTAAAGAAAAGTTACAAAAATTAGTGACCCCCGATGACCCCACTCCCCACGGCCCCCGTTGACCGCAGCGCTAGAGTGAATTGTGTTCGCCTCTCCCCAAGTCCCAAACGAAATTTACCCCCTGAAAGCAAAAAGTCTGTGCACAGCGACTCGGCCAGAGATATGAGTCGTCCTCATCCGAATTCCGAAATGCATCACCAGCGACCGGAGCGGTCAGCGGCCAACTCCCGcccgctcctgctcctgctcctggcagCGGTACAGTTCCGCTCATCGGGAGCGACTGGCGCTGCCGCCGCTCCTGCCGCCAGCTGCCAACGCTGAACACACGGCCGCCATGAAGCGGTGCGATCCTCTGAAGCGGCTCGATTCGCACTTGCCACTCGCCACTGGCCACTGGCATTGTAACTTAAATTAAGGGTAAAATATCGCAAATGGTATtggtgcaaaaaaaaaaaaaaaacaaaacaaaccaaacaaacaatgaaaacaaaccaaaaatcTATGAACATTTCATCCCAACTCGAACCGAACATTCAAGAAAAGCTTATAGGTTGCGTTTATACAAATTAGTATAGTAAATTTAGGTAATTGAGGGCGCAGATAAAATATAGAGAAGCTGCAagtttttacatattttaaattcattatttatttataatttaagatAGAAATGGAATGGATtgtgatatatttttataacaaATACTGACATATATGTTTAATGATGTGaattatttgtaataattCTGAAGCTAAAAGTAAAAtatagattttattttttaatatttgttattgtagcttttattatttattttgttttcgcttgCAGCTTGTGACTTGCAAACCCATTCAATTACTGATAAATAATatgataaatatataaaaaaaaaacgccaaaTAGCTCGCACTCCAGTTGAGTTAGCTTTTCGACAGAAAAAGAATTCTTAAGACATAGGGCTTGTGAATACCCCCATTGAAAATTCTTCACAACATTTTCAGCCTACCATCTGAATCAATTGACCAGATTACTAATCTCACATTTACGTTGCGCCCTGTGCCATCGTCTGCTTTTTTACTTGCAGGTTACACCATATCGAGAAGTTATCCAATGAGAAAGCCGCTTAAATTTTGGTAAGTCAACTCCAGTTCATCCTCTTACTTTAAGTCTGGGTCCAGTCTTCGTCTAATGAAACGCCTTTGTGCTCGAGTGGActtcattttttaattagaaagtcaacacacacacacacacacacactcgcacggGGGTGGGGCGAAGTATCCTTAATCGAAAAGTGCTGCCATATGGAGAGGCGCCTTTGTGAGCTGCAGGACTCTGCAACCCCCGCCCgcttgtttgcctttgtttatttgtgtgctACTTAAGATGAAATGGCAAAGAAAACTGACAGAGATGGTTGTTGGGCTACTAGAACTACAAGGATGAGGGTCGGGGCATCTGAATCCTGCATCTGCCCTGTGTCCGTTTCAATTTCTCCTACCAAGTCAGCTCTTCACGCAGACATTTTCTTTGACTTTCCACCCGCCAGAGCTGCTgggagaaaataaaaaaggaaaacaaacagaGGCGTCTGGGCTagaagaagaaggagaaggCGAGTGTAGGGAGCGGTGTGCAGTGCaacagcggaaacggaaattgcTGAAGTTGCATGTGTGTGCCGTGTCCTTACcctccgctctctctctctctctctctctctctctctcccgtGTATATCGGtggctgtgtgcgtgtgtgtgtgtaatgaGGCACCGTGTTATCCTTTTGCTGACAGCAGACGCCGCTAGTTGCTGCGTTGTTGGATTTACAAGCAGGCTGCAATTATTTTCAGCTTAAGCGACAAAATAGAAGGAAGCAAGTCTTAAGCATTTACCATTTCCCAGTCTCGTTATTATCCAGCTCGATGCCGTGTAAATGAGTTTGCTGCAGTTTTTACTTGTTATTGCCAACTTCAGTGCTGCCTGTTCTGCTCTTATTTTTCTCGTTTTAAATCCACTCGGAGTCGGAAGTTTGGCCCTAAGGCTCGAGTTGCTCATGTGCAGCCATCGCAACCCCatctgcctgcctgcctgcccgCCCGTCTTCTTTCTTGCGAGTGCATAAGTAAGTGCACCCAAGGCTACTTATGAAAAATGCTAAATTAAAGTTGACTTTTAGGCGCACAATGCCGTGGCATGCCACCAACTCATGCCCCTTATGTTTAGCTATCCAAGACCCTGCCAAGTTGCTTGTTTCACTTGTTTTATTCGCTGAGAAGAAAATGAAGTACATTGTACGAAACTCGGTAACTTTGGCCAGCATCCAGGTGGAAATGTCATGTAGAAAGTTTCGGGACTTCGAAACTTCGAAACCTTTCGCCATGCACGGCCAACTCCTCTGATGGTCGACCGGAAATCGTTTTAAGAACGGAAGTGAAAATTTCTACCATGCAGCTGAGCGCAACCATCTAAATATACATCTATACATGGCCCTCGAATAATCTCTTATTGAGAccgaacaataaaaaaaaagagtgtaTGTGCGGCGGGAATAGAAGGTGGCGCGGGGCAGGGGTTGGTCCGAAACGCAAATTCATTCAATTGCGAAAAGAAAATTACCCTAAAACGCGCCACAGAAGCCGAaagagacagagacagagagtCGCAACAAGTCGCGATGATTATCTGGAATTAAATAAAGCACACACTCGCCGCATATAGTATAGATCCCTAGTCCGAGCAAAGTATCCAACTTGCGCCGGCCAATGGCAGCGCTCACTTGAGCGGCGACCAAGTTGCACGCCTCGCTGAGCAAATGTCGCGGCCCTCGCCGAAATGACCCCACAACCCGCTCCTCAACCAAACAACCAACCGCCCATCCACCCACTGACCACCTCCCGCCCAGTGGAAACTACAACTACATCAGTAGTGTACCGTCGGTTCCGTTCTATTCCGTTTCAAGCGCTGGAAATTAAGTCAGCAAATGACTTGTAGAATATCAACACATGTCCATGGTCCGTCCGTCCGGCTTTCTGTTAGTCTGCGATACTCTACGAAGGGGTATGTTGAATTGGGGTGTAACAAAAAATCATAGAAAAATCTACACAACTGCAGCACCCTGTAAAATGTAGTAGACCATAAATAACAACATATACATTAATTAATCATAACTGAACAGTAGATAAGATTGGGTGATAAAAGCAATTAGTGTATTTCTTATTTGTACTCGATGGTTGATGTTGATATAGATAACATATTGAAATTCAagaataataatgaaaatactATTTCATTTGCCAATGTAATATTTGTAATGAATCAGAATGAAAATCCATTTGCGTACGTACTACAAGTGTATCCAAATATCGCAGGGTTGTATTGAATAGatctttcttgttttttgttcgcCTATTTCGGACATGGACAAACTATTGCAACAGATCAGCGGCCGAGCAGCAGCCAGGCGAGCAACAAGATAATCAAGTGTAATTTATTTCGTATTTGGTGCGCGCCATGCATGAGTTCGAGCACCACGACAAGTGCGAGTATGAGCATCTGTGCGATGCCATCTAGTTCGAGTATCTAGTATTTAGTATCTAGAGAGaagcacccacacacatacacacgagACAGCCATTTAGTATAGACTTATATAAACTAGCAGGCGAATCAAGCCTCAGCCCAACCCCCAAAACTAGACCGGATGCACGAGCACTTGGCGTGAGGCGATCTGAGTCGATTTGGACTGGTGTCACGTCTCATATGGCGAAATCATTCAAGCATCCCATCCATTGCACTATGCTCTGGTCGGATCTAGCTTTATTCGGATTCGTAGCTATCTCGATCGCTCGACTGCAGTGCACTGGTCATGCCAAGGCTCTAAGCTACACTTGAAATATTGGGTTAATAGAAAACAATGCAATTAAAGTGTCATTATCATTTACATTCAGTTCATATATAGGCTTCAGTTCATATATTAAAATTCGCCAACAGCTTCCATTTCATATCCCATTTTATGTTTACTCTAGTATATTTGCGTTAGTTTAAGTCAACttgactacttttaattatttatttgttgtataAGACAACAAGACTCGCATTGCCCGAAATTATTAACGATATTGTCAAGTGTAAGTCCAGGCGGAAGCTCAACGCTTTCCACTTTCCCACGTGCTCCGGTCCACAACAAGTGGTCGAGACACACCCTCTGTCCACTAACCCATCCCCTTTTCCCAACCACACcgctccatttccatttccactgcCACATCCACTGCCCATTTCCCCTTGCCATGCAGCACGCACCAAAGTGGCCGAAAGCAGGGGAGAGCCAGCACAAATACGTATTAAAACGTTAATAATATGCGAGGGCCTGAAACTCATgacagcttcagcttcagcttcagctacAGCTACAGAGCCTCAGCCCGCGAAAGTTGCCGGTTGCGATGAAAAGCCGCAGACAGCGGAGCAACAGCCGGCCAGGTGAAGGTGCCtacctgcctgcctgcctgtcCGACGCAAATCTTTCAAGAGTAGTTCCGCTTTTTTGTTGTGTCCACAGTCACGGCGACACTTCCGCTGGTGGGTCATTTTAAaggtggtagtggtggtggtgtgtgggtgtgggtatGGAGTCGGTGGTGCCGGGGCATGTGTCACCAAGAACTGGCCACCTGAGCTGCAGTCTCTCCCCATCCACGCACTGATTTCGGCTCTCTGATTATCTTCATATTGtttacaattaaaacaatGACGGCTTTTCCAAGGGGCGGAGGCGTGAAATGTGCGGCACATACCAAGTTGAAGCCTCACTGGGCTCCCAACTTTCAACTACCGACCGACTGCCGACTTTTGGTAATTACTTTCGGGCCGGGCGGAAGTGCTCACCATTTTGATTGCTGTTTCCTCGACTTTATTTCTTACTGCGTATTGGCCAGTAATAATAATGCCCAAAGTTTCCGTGGGCTGGGTCCAAAGTTTCGTTCTGCCAGTTGAGCAGACTGAATGTTAGTTTGGATTGGTATAGCATGGTAGGCTACGATTGTTTCCTAAAGTGGTCGGGGTAGTGGGTGTATTTCTTTGCGCTTCCGTAAGCAGCAAAACGGTATTTTTCTATACTCTCTAGCCGGAGGGAGGCGGAGAATTGATTTCGCCGCGCTTCGCATTTGTTGACTTGACTCAGACTGCTTGATTTAGGTAGGGGAAGGGAAGAAGGCACCTCTATTATATCTTATGAAAAAAGCAGATAGACGAACGCCTATTGGTTGTCTTTTTGGGGAGAGAAAGACTGAAGAGGAACCTCCTCCAGCTAAAGGAAAATCGGAAAGTTGAGCGGGACGTCTGCGACCACAAAAAGTTTGACCAGGCCGAGCTCTAATCAATAAATCACTTCAAGGTtttcttaattaaaacttttcccTTGCACCCGACCACAAAAAGACTTGTCGAAACATACTTGTAGAGCAAAACTTTTTACACAATCCATGGGAAAAAAGGACATAAAAATTGATTAACTACCGGGCGACCACAAAAAACAAGGACGAGCGCGCAAGCAAAGTTTCCAACCCGTTCCAATAAGAAAAAGTTTCGACTTGAGCAAGAAAAGTGCAAGCCAAAGAAGACACACCAATAAGGATCGGACCAGGGATACGAAACTATGGCacataaaaactgaaaactatTAAGCGCTTAAGTCAGCCGGAAAATGAGACAAAATAGTTGGCCAACTAAGCTCCGGCTGAGCCACCAAGTTGAGAAATAAGCGAGACATTAATTAAGGGTTGCGGCATAAGAAAGGAAATCATTATGGAATGGGTCGAAACGAAAAGAACACTCGAAATCGCATAGGACTAATTGGCAAGCGCGAAAAGAACAATGGTAAAGAAAAAACCGAGCAAAAAGTGAAAGATGAAAAGCCTGGAAAATGTTTCTTAAGCGACCGCAAAAGGGCCGGTGAAaggaaaaatgtgaaaaatcaAAGGAAGCGACGGCCCCACTTGACATTTCAGCAGGTTAAGCTCGGCTACAGTTTCTTGTGGCACTTCTTGGGCCGTAAAATATTTACCCAGGGTAAACAATACAAACCGCTCTGGGGGCGGATGGCTATGGAAATGGGCGAACCTTTTGTCACTACCAAATCTCGGCTGGCCGGGAAAACTTGGCTATTGACATAATTGTGGGTGGCAGTGGCCCAGGACCAAGAACTCAGTACTCCGTACCCAAGTCACACTCAAGGCGTTGCCGGCAGACACTTGAAGGCGGTGCTGCGCTTCCCCCCGAAGAAACGAAGACGAATCCACCCTCAATTAGACGTGAAGAGCCTTGGCTTACACTTGGCCAATTTGGCACCCAGTCCACTGGATAAATGGGTTTAACTTGCAGTTACAGTTAAACTTCCATTTACACGCTCGTTACGAGTTGTTGCCGCAAATTAGCCCAGGCTCTTTGTTCTGCGAGACGTTGCTGATTAGTCCTAGATGGCTTTCTTATTGGCATTTCCGGGCGAAACTTTTACTGCATACTTTGAGGGCATTCCAATTGGAGTTGCGGCGTAAGGATGAGGATGGAGTGCTTGCATAGTCTGTGGAGTGGCTATCTTATCGGATTCAGTCCTTGATAAACCTCAACTGTCGCCGTCTATATCTAATCAATGACGCGCGCTTTTAGTTAAATTATTGACTCGACCTGTTTGCATAGGCACTTTTATATGCTTCAAGTACTATTTCGATTTATCAGCACCatctatatgcatatatctCTATCCATATCTATAAATGCGAGTGCGGTTTACCCTTAAAGCAAACAATCGAAGCTCTGCTCCGTTCTAGTCCCATGCAAATAGACCGCGAGTagttttgtttgcatttcggTTTCGAGCCCAATCTTATCAGTCGGAAGGATGGCGATTGGGATTGGAAGGGGGCGGCTAATTGTGGGATTGGTTTTCCAGGAGTGGGCATGCACATTAATGCACTAGCTGGCTGTCTAATTTATGTGCGACCTGTTACTTGCTTACAGTCACCTTCTTCCGCCAGTTAACAAATTAAACGCTCTGCTTCCGCTCTCAATGGGTCCAATCAGTCCAAAACCACCCTTTTAGCCAGGTAACCCACTCCTACCGCCATCCCTTTTCCAACTCGGTTCCCAccaaaaaatacatacatagtCGTCGGCCCTCCTGCGGAATTTCCCGTTTATTGGTTTCTTTCCGGATATTGTTATGTTCGGCTGTGAACGCCTTTTCCTTCCGCCGCTCGACGCCTTCAAATTACCACCCCCAAACCCCGTTGACTAACCTGTAGTAGCGGGTCCTACGTAGTTCCTGTTGTTGCCTCGAAAAGTGCAAAATGATTGCGGTTTCGTGTTGCTCAGGGGTGCCCCTCCACCCTCGGCTATTTCCACTTGCAACCCCCACCCTAAGCTCTCTCGCCGCTCCATTTAATGTCGAAGCAACACGCAAGCTgaaattgttgctgctgctttgtgTGTGACCCTTTTAATGTTCCACACAATTGGTTAATGTTTCTTTCTTTTAGTGATCATAAtagaacaattaaaaatcaTGAGTAAaccgtttttatttttacgcTGTTCTTATGTTAACTAGCTAATGAGAAACAGTACCAAACTTTATACAtataaacgaatttaaaatttatttattttatacttCTAtcgtaaaatgtaaaaattatgAAGATAAAGCAattgttaaaatattattttatttgttttgacaGTCAAGTTTCAAGATCAGTTCAGAACGATCACCTTACATATGCCATCaacatttatttgttatacTAAATTTAAgtcgttttaattaaaataccaTTTAGACATAAGGTGGATCGATCGTCCATTCGGGAGGGCTGCTATATCACTTTCGATTATCTGTGCAGGAAAGAATCCTTTTGGGATGCGCTAAACTAACACCTTGCTATTTGGTAAGATTCCTGCCCTGTTCGCTGATGTCCTTTTCGCCCTTGTGGAGTGATCTTCTAACAAAGCGTGCGGACAGCTTAGAGAAGAAGCCAACTCGCGTGGGACGATTTGTGTTTTCGGTGGATGGTGGAGTCTGGCTGTTGGATGCCACCAATTTAAGAACCTTTAGGGGAGTGCTGGTCGAGTCCAGCATTTCGAAATGAGTCGGTGGTGTTCTGGTGCATTCTGAAGCTTGACTTGGCGACTGAGTAATGGGACTCCGAATTTGGTGTGATGCGCTTGTCAGCTTTTGGTTTACAGCCAACTTTCGTTGGGCACTCAGTAGAGTTGTCTTCACATCCACTGGTGAACCGACTCCTTTCTTGGGCATCGCAGATTGTGGAATGCTGGACGGCTCGGAACGTCTGGGATTGGCGGCTTTGCTAGCAGAGCAGCAGATGTATTTTTTGGGCGGTGGTGTCAATGGTAGCGGAGTGAGGGCATTTGCCAAGCGCGGAGCCATGGGACGTATGGAAGTGGCGGCAGGCCTATTCGGTGTACTCTTGTCCAGTGCAAAGGTCACCTGGCTTATAGTAACATTGGGAGCAGCTATAGGGACAGGAATCCGACTGCTGCCTGGCATAGCCGTAGGAGTTTCCCTAAACGAAGATCCCGATTTCTCGCTGCAGGCTGTTGAGCGCGGTTTAGCAACGTCCAGGAGCATATAGGTGCAATAGATGTCGTCGAACTTCTGGTTCTTCAGCGACTGCTCTACATCACGAGGTTTGTGACCCATGTTCGACAGCAAACTCAATCGATTTACATCATGCAGATCCATAGGTTTCTCTTGAAACGGTCTCAAACCGTTACCTTGTTCGTAGCCCATGTTGATCCAGCGATCCGCCATGACAGCCGATAAACTAGTACGTTGCGTTGGATTCAGAACGAGGAACTTCCTAATAAGACTCTCGCATTCAATGGAGACGTAATACGGAACACGATACTTGCCACGTAGAACACGGTCGCGGAGCTCCTTCAGATTGGTTCCATCAAAGGGTAAGGAACCACTCACCAAGGTGTACAGCACCACACCCAGTGACCATGAGTCCACCTCCGGTCCAGAGTACTTCTTTCCTCTGAACAGTTCTGGGGCGGCATACGGTGGACTTCCGCAGAACGTCTCCAGTGGCGCTTTTGGTTCAAACGTGGTGCTGAAACCAAAATCAGCGATcttcaatttcatttgctgGTCCAACAACAAGTTCTCTGCCTTTAGATCCCGATGCACAATGGACTTGCTGTGACAGTATTCAATAGCAGACACCAACTGGCGGAAGAGCACCCTGGCATCTCGCTCCCGCATCCTTCCGTTTTTGACCAGATAATTGAAGAGTTCTCCCCCGCTGACATACTCCATTACCAAGTAGAGAGTCCTTTCCGACTCGATAACTTGCAAGAGGCGCACAATATTCGGGTGGTTGAGctttttcattatatttaccTCTCGGTACAACTTCTGCCGGGCAATCGTATTTAGCGCAGTTTTATCGATCAGCTTAATGGCCACTTCCCGACCGGTGGGCAGATGAATCGCCAACTTGACTTTCGCAAAGTTGCCCTTCCCAAGGGTCTTGATGATCTTGTACACTCCGTAGCCGTTGCCATTTACATAGGACTGAAACTTAGGGCTCGATCTGCCTCCACTGCTCCCAAAACATCCCCCCACATTCTGGGCAGCTGcagaagggggcgtggcggtaGTGGATATCGATGTATTGGGACCGGGATCGTTCTCCTTGTCGGtcgttttgtttgtgtttgctgcCGTCATTTCTGGTAGGATTAATTTATCTAAATCCCAGCAAAGCGTTCGCCGCACACTTGTAAGACAAACTGATTTGCTGAGTTTTGACTTAATTTCGTTAGAATGCTCGGTCAGGGCCGACTGTATCACTTTCTTTATCACTCTATCATTCTATCTCTATCACCTTGACATTGCCCCAAACAACCCGACTTCTGGCTATTTGGTGAGGTTCTTGCGCTGCTCGGTGACATCCTTTTCGTTCAAGTGGATTACCCTTCGACCGAAACGTGCGGTCAGCTTGGAGAAGAAACCTACCCGCGAGGCGGGCTTGGTGTCGTCCGCGGATAAGGGTGGCGTCTGATAGCTGTCCTCCTCTCCGCCTGCGCCATTTCCTGATCCACCGCCCCGTTTGCCACTGCGCGCTtggccgaaatgaaaagtgGCCCGTGCCACATTTTGTCGGGTGAAGGGCTTGTCGGAGGTCTTTTCCACTGCTCCACCT harbors:
- the KP78b gene encoding KP78b, isoform A, which codes for MTAANTNKTTDKENDPGPNTSISTTATPPSAAAQNVGGCFGSSGGRSSPKFQSYVNGNGYGVYKIIKTLGKGNFAKVKLAIHLPTGREVAIKLIDKTALNTIARQKLYREVNIMKKLNHPNIVRLLQVIESERTLYLVMEYVSGGELFNYLVKNGRMRERDARVLFRQLVSAIEYCHSKSIVHRDLKAENLLLDQQMKLKIADFGFSTTFEPKAPLETFCGSPPYAAPELFRGKKYSGPEVDSWSLGVVLYTLVSGSLPFDGTNLKELRDRVLRGKYRVPYYVSIECESLIRKFLVLNPTQRTSLSAVMADRWINMGYEQGNGLRPFQEKPMDLHDVNRLSLLSNMGHKPRDVEQSLKNQKFDDIYCTYMLLDVAKPRSTACSEKSGSSFRETPTAMPGSSRIPVPIAAPNVTISQVTFALDKSTPNRPAATSIRPMAPRLANALTPLPLTPPPKKYICCSASKAANPRRSEPSSIPQSAMPKKGVGSPVDVKTTLLSAQRKLAVNQKLTSASHQIRSPITQSPSQASECTRTPPTHFEMLDSTSTPLKVLKLVASNSQTPPSTENTNRPTRVGFFSKLSARFVRRSLHKGEKDISEQGRNLTK